AAATGGAATTGGAAATACTGAAATGGGAATTGATTCCGGCATTGACCAAAGTATATACTTTTTTGACCCACTAACCGACAAAGGATTTCATATGTATGACGACAGGGGCTGCTATGTATGGAGTAATAGTGCAGATAAAATCCGCGACATTTATATTAATAGAAATAATTGGATAGTCGATTACCATAGGCCGGAAATTGATAAATACTTTAATAAATGATAAGTAAAGAAATAGATGAAAAATTGGGTATTAATATTTATGCTACCCGTATTGGTTGCAGGTTGCAGGTTGCAAAACGGACAAAAAAGATACATCTAAACTGAATATAGTTCTTTACGGCTACGATTCTATCGCCTGTTATTATGGGAATAGTATTGAATTGACGGATTTGAGATATGGAAAAATAACCGACTCACAATTCATGGATACGATTTTAACTAATGCAAGAGACCGAAAACCGGGTCTGATTGTGTTAAAGCCTGGAGATGGAGCCTCAGTCCTTGGAAATTGGGAACAACTGGATACACTATTTAAAATAAATAATTTTGAGAACAGAAAAATAGACACGCTTGACGAAAAAGAACAGAAATTCTTTAATACTACATCGATAATTCCCTGGCTGAAAGAACATGAAAAGCCATTGAACCTTTTTTTACCAAAGGAAGAAAATGAGCATATTGTTGTTCCAACAGACAAAACACTGGTAGTTCTTATTCTTAATGAGCAGGAAGCATACGCCTATAATGGAGCTGTAATGAAAAATGGAAGAAAATACTCCTATGAAGAACTGGGATTATACCTGAGAATAAAGAAATCACGTTCTGGCTTTCTTGTTGTACTCAAGCCTGGCGAAAAATGTTCTTACAAAAGTACTGTAGATATGCTAGACTTAATGACGCTCCATAAGGTAAAGAATTATAAAATGGAATCCCCTACTAAAGAGGAACAGACTCTTATTGATGAACTGTTAGAAACAAAAGTTGAATAAGCTGATATACTATGAGTACCTATGTCATCGGAGATCTACATGGACAATATCAATCTCTTAAACAGTGCCTGGCCAGATGCAATTTTGATTATAATCAGGATACGCTTATCCAGTTAGGTGATGTAGTTGATGGCGGAGACGAAGTTTTTGATTGTGTGGAAGAGCTTTTAAATATAAAAAATCTTGTAACACTAAAAGGCAATCACGATGATTGGTTCCTGGATTTTATCAAGACAGGGTTCCATCCGGCAGCCTGGGCTTATGGGGGCGTTAGTACTATTAATTCGTATGCAACAAAGGCGGGAAAAGTTCCGGTTACCAGAAAAACACGTCAGGGATACAAAACATCATTCAATCCTGAGGACATTCCAATAGCACACAGACAATTTTTTGAAAGCCAAAGACTCAATCATATTGTCAAAAACAACAACTGTTTTGTCCATGCTGGTTTTAATCCTTTTCAGCCTTTTCATGAGCAACCTGCCACAATTTTTTACTGGGATAGAATCCTATGGCAATCTGCAATGAATTGGCAAACAAAAGCAAATCAAAACAGCGAGATTGAACCATTTGGGGATAGTTACAAAATTCAATAATATATTTATTGGGCATACTAACACAATGCTATGGGGAATAGACAAGCCATTAAAGGCTGCTAATATTTATAATATTGATACCGGAGCCTCCAAAGGCGGAAAATTAACGATCATGAATGTTGACAGTAAGCATTTTTGGCAATCTGAGTAATTTGCTACTAGATATTTAAAGTCTTGTAATAATGACCACGAAAAACTCAAAGCTTTATCATCTGTTTTTAGTTTTAGCTATTCTTAATTTCGCCGCATTTTATTTATTAGCCGGCAAATCTGTACTTACTATACATTCCGAAAATAAAGGTACTTGGGATGACAAAATTTTCAATTATTATATCAGTATATCCATACTTATTTTGTTGATATGGTTATCATACTGGATTGTTAGAAAGAAACCAACTTCACGGAATCTGACCTTGCTACACATATTTATAACATTTATCACTGCCTTTATCCTGCCAGAAGTAATAAATAATTTTTTTAATCCAATGCCAAGACGATATTTAGACTATGGCAACGGTTTTAAATTTTCAGACTTATATGGCGAAATGACGTTAACGTTTTGGATTGTTGGAATTTTATTATTGACAAGTGAATTACTGTTAATCACAAATCTCCAACAGCAAGCCAAGAAAACTGCCCTCCTTAATATGGAGTTTTAAAATGCTTTAATACCACAATTATATGATCGTTCCATGCAATACCGGCGACTTTTCAACTATCTACGATATTATCAATGACGGCGCCAGCGCCTACAAAGGCATTATTCCGGCTGACCGCTGGCATGAACCCTATATGTCGATCACAGAACTTCAAACACAAATCGGGGAAGGCGTGCAATTCTGGTGCTATAAAACTGAGGAAATAATTGAAGGCGTGATGGGCATCCAGTTCAAAGAGGATGTAACATTGATACGCCATGCTTATGTCAGAACAGCAAAAAGAAACAATGGGATTGGAGGCAAGCTATTAGCTCATTTGCGTAGTATCGCGAATACACGGATTTTGATTGGGACTTGGGCGGATGCAAAGTGGGCAATCGCGTTTTATGAAAAACATGGGTTTCGTCTAGTCACCGAGCAAGATAAGAATTCATTATTGCGCCGGTATTGGAACATCCCGGAACGTCAGGTGGAAACTTCAGTGGTTCTTACAAGCGTTTAAATGACTCTGGCAAACCTGCTTTCTTTAGAAACTCCGATGCCATATCTCTTTTCTTAACGAAATAGGGATCATTAGCATAGTTATTTGCAGCCTTAGTATCTACTTTTTTAGCTATACTTTTTTGCTTCCCTTTCTTGATGTTCTTCATAATCAAAATTCATAATTAAAAATAGACTGAACAAAACTGCAATATAATTGGCCAGTTGGAGACTGGCCAATTATATTATGCTCATTACCTGCCTTTTATAATTCGCCGTCAACGACAGCCAAATTGTAGCTCATTATCAATTGGGCCGTTATCACAATGGCACAACTCTACCTTTTAAATCCT
The Niastella koreensis GR20-10 genome window above contains:
- a CDS encoding metallophosphoesterase, with translation MSTYVIGDLHGQYQSLKQCLARCNFDYNQDTLIQLGDVVDGGDEVFDCVEELLNIKNLVTLKGNHDDWFLDFIKTGFHPAAWAYGGVSTINSYATKAGKVPVTRKTRQGYKTSFNPEDIPIAHRQFFESQRLNHIVKNNNCFVHAGFNPFQPFHEQPATIFYWDRILWQSAMNWQTKANQNSEIEPFGDSYKIQ
- a CDS encoding DUF3885 domain-containing protein; this encodes MFEVDRKYLYKQFPSHLFNGFYNQLESVNSCMIIKDENGNEAMEKYEARIIIGKLPVKDINIRNILNGIGNTEMGIDSGIDQSIYFFDPLTDKGFHMYDDRGCYVWSNSADKIRDIYINRNNWIVDYHRPEIDKYFNK
- a CDS encoding GNAT family N-acetyltransferase encodes the protein MIVPCNTGDFSTIYDIINDGASAYKGIIPADRWHEPYMSITELQTQIGEGVQFWCYKTEEIIEGVMGIQFKEDVTLIRHAYVRTAKRNNGIGGKLLAHLRSIANTRILIGTWADAKWAIAFYEKHGFRLVTEQDKNSLLRRYWNIPERQVETSVVLTSV